The following coding sequences are from one Epilithonimonas vandammei window:
- the paaC gene encoding 1,2-phenylacetyl-CoA epoxidase subunit PaaC translates to MENNQNNWLNYILHLADTSLILGQRLCEWCGKGPVLEQDIAMSNIALDLLGEASNYYQYAAEIQNEGKSEDDLAFLRNEREFRNLLLVERENGHFGDTIARHFFFDVYHHLLLTELKNHSDLKLASIAEKSLKEATYHLKWSSEWVIRLGDGTEESHEKIQKSVNDLVDFTDEMFIPANWELELIEQNSIPDIRTFRTKWETKVLEILNEATLSVDFSKSRQLTGGKDGKHTEKMGYILAEMQMMQRTYPNMEW, encoded by the coding sequence ATGGAAAACAATCAAAATAACTGGCTCAATTATATTCTGCATCTCGCAGATACAAGCCTCATTCTAGGGCAGCGTCTATGCGAATGGTGTGGGAAAGGACCAGTCCTGGAACAGGATATCGCAATGTCAAATATTGCTTTGGATTTGTTGGGTGAAGCTTCCAATTATTATCAGTATGCCGCCGAAATTCAGAATGAAGGAAAATCAGAAGACGATTTAGCTTTCCTGAGAAACGAACGCGAATTTAGGAATTTACTTTTAGTTGAAAGAGAAAACGGTCATTTTGGAGACACCATTGCGAGACATTTTTTTTTCGATGTATATCATCATTTGTTATTGACAGAACTGAAGAATCATTCCGATTTGAAATTGGCTTCGATTGCTGAAAAATCTCTGAAAGAAGCAACCTATCATTTAAAATGGAGCAGTGAGTGGGTGATTCGATTGGGTGACGGAACAGAAGAAAGTCACGAAAAAATTCAGAAATCAGTCAATGATTTGGTTGATTTTACAGACGAGATGTTCATTCCAGCCAACTGGGAATTAGAATTAATTGAACAAAATAGCATTCCTGACATCAGAACTTTCCGAACCAAATGGGAAACCAAAGTTCTGGAAATCCTGAATGAAGCAACTTTGTCTGTTGATTTCTCAAAATCGAGACAATTAACTGGTGGAAAAGATGGAAAACATACTGAGAAAATGGGTTACATCTTAGCAGAGATGCAAATGATGCAACGCACTTATCCTAATATGGAATGGTAG
- the paaZ gene encoding phenylacetic acid degradation bifunctional protein PaaZ, protein MQLENYALGRWIKGEGEGQALYNSINGELVATATSKGLDFGEMMDYARKIGGPALRKLTFQERGLMLKKLAFHLMEKKDIFYKVSWATGATKADSWVDIEGGIGNLFSNASLRRQFPDLPYYIDGDSVKLSKEGTFIGHHICTPKRGVAIHINAFNFPVWGMLEKIAVNLLAGVPAIVKPATATSFLTEVVVKEIIASQILPEGSLQLICGSANGILESVTSEDVVTFTGSASTGKMLKAHPKIVEESVPFNLEADSLNAMVLGEDSKPGTSEFDLFIKEATREMTTKAGQKCTAVRRILVPVNLVEDVQIALGQRLSTVIIGDPNVEGVRMGALANKDQVKEVSGKVQELSKTQEIVFGNLDDFDVKGADKNKGAFISPILFLNSDPFKYTDCHNIEAFGPVSTIIPYNNLEEAIELARMGKGSLCCSVVTADDDFARDFVIGAASMHGRILILNSDCAKESTGHGSPLPMLIHGGPGRAGGGEEMGGKRAVLHYMQRTAIQGSPTTLTHITQQYQYGGKQWEDNIHPFRKHFEELKIGETYITAKHTVTESDITNFANVSGDNFYAHMDATSLDGTIFEGRVAHGYFILSKAAGLFVDARKGPVLLNYGLDECRFVKPVYPGMTIGVKFTCKEKISQEKRDEDDIAKGIVRWLVDVYDQTGETVAIATILTMVKKLNQE, encoded by the coding sequence ATGCAACTAGAAAATTATGCGCTTGGTAGATGGATAAAAGGTGAAGGAGAAGGGCAGGCTTTATATAATTCTATCAACGGCGAATTGGTAGCGACGGCGACTTCCAAAGGTTTGGATTTTGGCGAAATGATGGATTATGCCAGAAAAATCGGCGGTCCGGCTCTTAGAAAACTAACATTTCAGGAAAGAGGTTTGATGTTGAAGAAACTTGCTTTTCATCTGATGGAAAAGAAAGATATTTTCTACAAAGTAAGCTGGGCAACCGGCGCGACCAAAGCCGATTCTTGGGTGGATATCGAAGGCGGAATCGGGAATCTCTTTTCGAATGCTTCATTAAGAAGACAATTTCCCGACTTACCTTATTATATAGATGGCGATTCGGTGAAGCTTTCCAAAGAAGGAACATTCATCGGTCATCATATTTGTACACCAAAACGAGGTGTTGCGATTCATATCAATGCCTTTAATTTTCCGGTTTGGGGAATGTTGGAGAAAATTGCGGTTAATCTTTTGGCTGGTGTTCCGGCAATCGTAAAACCTGCCACTGCAACAAGTTTTTTGACAGAAGTTGTCGTTAAAGAAATTATCGCTTCACAAATTTTACCGGAAGGAAGTTTACAGTTGATTTGCGGTTCAGCCAACGGAATTCTCGAAAGTGTGACCAGCGAAGATGTTGTAACGTTTACAGGTTCTGCTTCCACGGGAAAAATGCTGAAAGCACATCCGAAAATTGTGGAAGAATCGGTTCCTTTCAATTTAGAAGCAGATTCTCTGAACGCAATGGTTTTAGGCGAAGATTCAAAACCCGGAACTTCGGAGTTTGATTTATTCATCAAAGAAGCAACACGTGAAATGACGACCAAAGCGGGACAAAAATGTACGGCAGTCAGAAGAATTTTAGTGCCTGTGAATTTGGTTGAGGATGTTCAGATTGCGCTTGGACAAAGACTTTCTACCGTTATCATCGGTGACCCGAATGTCGAAGGTGTGAGAATGGGTGCTTTGGCGAATAAAGACCAGGTGAAAGAAGTTTCCGGGAAAGTTCAGGAATTATCAAAAACTCAGGAAATCGTTTTCGGAAATTTGGATGATTTTGATGTGAAAGGTGCAGACAAAAACAAAGGCGCTTTCATTTCCCCGATTTTATTCCTTAATTCAGACCCGTTTAAATATACAGATTGTCATAACATCGAAGCCTTTGGGCCGGTGAGTACAATCATTCCTTACAATAATTTGGAAGAAGCGATTGAATTGGCAAGAATGGGGAAAGGGTCGCTTTGTTGTTCGGTTGTAACAGCTGATGACGATTTTGCAAGAGATTTTGTTATCGGAGCTGCATCGATGCACGGACGAATTTTGATTCTCAATTCCGATTGTGCGAAAGAAAGCACAGGTCACGGTTCGCCTTTGCCAATGCTGATTCACGGTGGTCCGGGAAGAGCTGGTGGCGGCGAAGAAATGGGCGGAAAACGCGCCGTTCTTCATTATATGCAACGCACGGCAATCCAAGGTTCGCCGACGACTTTGACGCATATCACTCAGCAATATCAATACGGCGGAAAACAATGGGAAGATAATATTCATCCATTCAGAAAACATTTTGAAGAGCTGAAAATCGGGGAAACTTACATTACTGCAAAACATACCGTTACGGAATCTGACATTACCAATTTTGCGAATGTTTCCGGCGATAATTTCTATGCGCATATGGACGCAACCTCTTTGGACGGAACGATTTTCGAAGGTCGTGTTGCGCACGGTTATTTCATACTCAGCAAAGCGGCAGGATTATTTGTTGATGCGAGAAAAGGTCCAGTTTTACTTAATTATGGCTTGGACGAATGCCGTTTTGTGAAACCTGTTTATCCGGGAATGACAATTGGCGTAAAGTTTACCTGCAAAGAAAAAATCAGTCAGGAAAAACGGGATGAAGATGATATTGCCAAAGGAATTGTCCGCTGGCTGGTTGATGTTTATGACCAAACCGGAGAAACCGTTGCGATAGCGACGATTTTAACGATGGTGAAAAAACTGAATCAGGAATAA
- a CDS encoding GxxExxY protein, with amino-acid sequence MNENELAKIVVDLGYKIYKKLGAGLFENVYEECLFHDIKKAGLQVERQKYLPIIYDDLRIENAYKIDLLIENKLILEIKTVDALNDVHKAQILTYLKMTGCKLGLLINFRTDFYKDSVKRIVNNL; translated from the coding sequence ATGAATGAAAATGAATTGGCAAAAATCGTTGTTGATTTAGGATATAAAATTTACAAAAAGCTTGGAGCAGGATTATTTGAAAATGTTTATGAGGAATGTTTATTTCACGATATAAAAAAAGCAGGCTTACAAGTTGAGAGACAAAAATATCTACCAATTATTTATGACGATTTAAGAATAGAAAATGCATACAAGATAGATTTATTAATAGAAAACAAGTTAATTCTGGAAATAAAAACAGTTGATGCGCTGAATGATGTTCATAAAGCCCAAATCCTTACATATTTGAAAATGACAGGATGTAAACTTGGGTTGTTAATCAATTTCAGAACTGATTTTTATAAAGATAGTGTGAAACGAATCGTAAATAATTTATGA
- the pcaF gene encoding 3-oxoadipyl-CoA thiolase, with protein MNQVYIIDGIRTPIGKLKGSLSSVRPDDMAAFVIKKLLERNPNIDQSRIYDVVLGCANQAGEDNRNIARMSALLSGLDYHVPGETVNRLCASGLSAAINAARSIQVGDADLMISGGVENMTRGPLVISKSESPFGGDAKIYDTTFGWRFINPKMKEIYGVDAMGETAENLAERDNISREDQDLFAFNSQRKTKIAQENGRLSQEIVPVNIPQRKGDDLIFDKDEFPKNDTTLEGLSKLRTVFKKEGTVTAGNASGLNDGAAVNLLASENAIKEFGLTPKARIVSSAVVGVEPRLMGIGPVKATELALKKAGLTFNDIDIIELNEAFAAQSLACIRAWGLDDNDSRINPNGGAIALGHPLGMSGARILNSAMYELHNQNKKYALATMCVGLGQGFAVVIEKV; from the coding sequence ATGAATCAAGTATATATAATAGACGGCATCCGAACGCCAATCGGAAAATTGAAAGGGAGTTTATCTTCTGTTCGTCCCGATGATATGGCGGCTTTCGTCATCAAAAAACTATTGGAAAGAAATCCAAATATCGACCAAAGTAGAATCTATGACGTCGTTTTAGGTTGTGCCAATCAGGCTGGCGAAGACAACCGAAACATTGCAAGAATGTCGGCTTTGCTTTCGGGTTTGGATTATCACGTTCCCGGCGAAACGGTGAATAGACTTTGTGCTTCCGGTTTGTCGGCTGCGATTAATGCAGCAAGATCAATCCAAGTGGGCGATGCTGATTTGATGATTTCCGGTGGTGTTGAAAATATGACACGAGGACCATTAGTCATTTCAAAATCTGAAAGTCCTTTTGGAGGCGATGCAAAAATTTACGATACAACTTTCGGTTGGCGATTCATCAATCCGAAAATGAAAGAAATTTATGGTGTAGATGCAATGGGTGAGACAGCGGAAAATTTGGCTGAGCGTGATAATATTTCCAGAGAAGACCAGGATTTGTTTGCTTTTAATTCTCAAAGAAAAACCAAAATCGCTCAGGAAAACGGAAGATTGTCTCAGGAAATTGTTCCGGTTAATATTCCACAGAGAAAAGGTGATGATTTGATTTTTGATAAAGATGAATTCCCGAAAAATGATACCACTTTGGAAGGCTTGTCAAAATTAAGAACCGTTTTCAAAAAAGAAGGAACAGTCACCGCAGGAAATGCTTCGGGATTAAATGATGGCGCAGCGGTCAATTTGTTAGCTTCGGAAAATGCGATTAAAGAATTTGGATTAACACCAAAAGCAAGAATTGTCAGCAGTGCAGTTGTTGGCGTTGAACCAAGGTTGATGGGAATCGGACCTGTAAAAGCAACTGAATTGGCATTGAAAAAAGCTGGTTTGACATTTAATGATATAGATATTATTGAATTGAATGAAGCTTTTGCAGCTCAAAGTTTAGCTTGCATCAGAGCTTGGGGATTGGATGATAACGATTCCAGAATCAATCCGAATGGAGGTGCGATTGCGCTTGGACATCCACTCGGAATGAGCGGCGCAAGAATCCTGAACTCCGCAATGTATGAACTTCATAACCAAAATAAAAAATATGCTCTGGCAACAATGTGCGTAGGTTTGGGGCAAGGGTTTGCGGTGGTAATTGAGAAAGTTTAA
- a CDS encoding 3-hydroxyacyl-CoA dehydrogenase NAD-binding domain-containing protein — protein MKIGIVGSGAMGSGIAQVLATAGNQVLLYDSNPIVVEKAGQNLEAQFQKLAEKGKLTYEEAETYFDNIRLSDKLSELKDSELIIEAIIEDLEIKKDLFQKLENLVSENCILTTNTSSLSVASIASACQKPERVIGIHFFNPAPLMALVEIIPAVQTDKDLISKTKTLVESWKKLPVIAKDTPGFIVNRVARPFYGEAIRILEEGIADCATIDFAMTSLGGFKMGPFQLMDFIGHDVNYRVTESVFKEFFYDPKFKPSFTQKRLFEAGFFGKKSGRGFYDYSPNAEQPKPNENLELLESIFKRILVMLMNEAADAYFLNIASAEDIDLAMKKGVNYPKGLLQWADEFGIANLEKELDQLYNFYHEDRYRCSPITRNLVKQNRKFY, from the coding sequence ATGAAAATAGGAATAGTCGGTAGCGGAGCAATGGGAAGTGGAATTGCGCAAGTTTTGGCGACAGCCGGAAATCAGGTTTTGTTGTATGACAGCAATCCGATTGTCGTAGAAAAAGCGGGACAAAATCTCGAAGCCCAGTTCCAAAAATTAGCAGAAAAAGGAAAGCTGACTTATGAAGAAGCGGAAACTTATTTTGATAATATCCGACTGAGCGATAAATTATCCGAACTGAAAGATTCAGAATTAATTATCGAAGCGATTATCGAAGATTTGGAAATCAAAAAAGATTTGTTCCAAAAGCTGGAAAATTTGGTTTCCGAAAATTGTATTTTGACAACCAATACGTCATCTTTATCAGTTGCGTCCATTGCATCAGCTTGCCAGAAACCAGAACGAGTGATTGGAATTCATTTTTTCAATCCTGCGCCGTTGATGGCTTTGGTTGAGATTATTCCAGCCGTTCAGACAGATAAAGATTTAATTTCGAAAACGAAAACTTTAGTGGAAAGCTGGAAGAAACTTCCTGTGATTGCAAAAGATACGCCTGGATTTATTGTCAACCGCGTTGCAAGACCATTTTATGGCGAAGCCATCAGAATCTTAGAAGAAGGAATCGCTGACTGTGCGACGATTGATTTTGCAATGACGAGTTTAGGCGGATTCAAAATGGGACCATTTCAATTGATGGATTTCATTGGTCACGATGTCAATTATCGAGTGACAGAAAGTGTTTTTAAAGAGTTCTTCTACGATCCGAAATTCAAACCATCATTCACACAAAAAAGATTATTCGAAGCAGGATTTTTCGGAAAGAAATCGGGAAGAGGATTTTATGATTATTCTCCAAATGCTGAACAACCAAAACCAAACGAGAATCTGGAATTATTAGAATCGATTTTTAAAAGAATCTTGGTAATGTTGATGAACGAAGCCGCAGATGCTTACTTCTTAAATATAGCTTCAGCAGAAGACATCGATTTGGCAATGAAAAAAGGCGTGAATTATCCAAAAGGATTATTACAATGGGCAGATGAATTTGGTATAGCAAATCTTGAAAAAGAATTAGATCAGCTTTATAATTTCTACCACGAGGACCGCTACAGATGCAGTCCGATTACTAGAAACTTAGTAAAACAAAACAGAAAATTCTATTAA
- the paaB gene encoding 1,2-phenylacetyl-CoA epoxidase subunit PaaB: MQNTEWPLWEVFIRSRQGLDHKHVGSLHAADAEMAIQNARDVYTRRMEGVSIWVVESKHIHATNPDDSEAFYEPSEDKVYRHPTFYHVPEEVKNM; the protein is encoded by the coding sequence ATGCAAAATACAGAATGGCCACTTTGGGAGGTTTTTATCAGAAGCAGACAAGGTCTTGACCATAAACACGTGGGCAGTCTTCACGCCGCTGATGCAGAAATGGCAATCCAAAACGCACGCGATGTTTACACGAGAAGGATGGAAGGTGTCAGCATTTGGGTTGTAGAATCCAAGCACATCCACGCCACCAATCCCGATGATTCCGAGGCGTTTTACGAGCCTTCGGAAGACAAAGTTTACCGCCATCCGACGTTTTACCACGTTCCGGAAGAGGTGAAAAATATGTAA
- the paaD gene encoding 1,2-phenylacetyl-CoA epoxidase subunit PaaD: protein MTVTEEHIWQILEEVPDPEVPVLNLLDLGIIRDVKLNEDEIEIVVTPTYSGCPATSMINMAIKMKLIERGFNNIKITNQLSPAWTTDWMTEEGKQKLKVYGIAPPVYSKNSDELFSKTDEVECPLCGSKYTHLVSQFGSTACKALYQCDDCREPFDYFKCH, encoded by the coding sequence ATGACAGTCACAGAAGAACATATCTGGCAAATCTTAGAAGAAGTTCCCGATCCGGAAGTTCCCGTTCTCAACCTTTTGGATTTGGGAATTATCCGCGATGTGAAGCTCAATGAAGACGAAATCGAAATTGTTGTGACACCAACTTATTCCGGCTGTCCCGCAACATCGATGATTAATATGGCGATTAAAATGAAGCTGATTGAAAGAGGTTTCAACAATATTAAAATAACAAACCAATTGAGTCCGGCTTGGACCACCGATTGGATGACCGAGGAAGGCAAACAAAAACTGAAAGTTTACGGCATCGCACCGCCTGTTTATTCAAAAAATAGCGATGAATTATTTTCAAAAACAGATGAGGTCGAATGTCCGCTTTGTGGCTCAAAATATACACATTTGGTAAGTCAGTTTGGTTCCACAGCGTGTAAAGCATTATATCAATGTGATGATTGCAGAGAACCTTTTGATTATTTTAAATGTCATTAA